One region of Turicibacter bilis genomic DNA includes:
- a CDS encoding Crp/Fnr family transcriptional regulator, producing MSLLMKELETSSFLRGKYEVKSFRKEEIILNAEDRLDSIIILKSGKLKTYSLSENGAKHLMRIYEAGGLLGDVEVFTDSVVICFVEAMEDGEMYVIKREHFLKWMEHDFNISLYIVRQLAEKLINTGIKMRSAVSYPLKYQVLLYIWKYVSQYKNNCIPKVLIVEELGSNIRSINRILKQLAEEGIIINLSGKIKIEDLNLVLTMMSQYELC from the coding sequence GTGTCATTATTGATGAAAGAACTCGAAACGAGTTCATTTTTAAGAGGTAAGTATGAAGTGAAATCATTTCGAAAAGAGGAGATTATTTTAAATGCAGAGGATCGGCTAGATTCGATTATTATTTTAAAGAGCGGAAAGTTGAAGACCTATTCCTTATCAGAAAATGGGGCAAAACATTTAATGCGAATTTACGAAGCAGGAGGATTGCTTGGTGATGTTGAAGTGTTCACTGATAGTGTAGTAATTTGTTTTGTAGAAGCGATGGAAGATGGGGAAATGTATGTGATTAAACGTGAGCATTTTTTAAAATGGATGGAACATGACTTCAATATTTCATTATATATTGTCAGACAATTAGCTGAAAAATTGATTAATACGGGTATTAAGATGCGATCGGCAGTTAGTTATCCATTAAAATACCAAGTGTTACTTTATATTTGGAAATATGTTAGCCAATATAAGAATAACTGTATTCCAAAAGTGTTAATTGTTGAGGAATTAGGATCCAATATTCGAAGTATTAATCGCATTTTAAAACAATTAGCTGAAGAAGGAATTATTATTAATCTGAGTGGTAAGATAAAAATTGAAGATCTTAATTTAGTCTTGACGATGATGAGTCAGTACGAATTATGTTAG
- a CDS encoding AI-2E family transporter, which produces MFDKLKINKKYLNIGLITLMIGVLLLFVYQVSRHSVDIFLFFKNLFFNFLAVISPIIYAFIISYILYRPLLFIEHYFKKLWDRWTKVSLSSKTYRLISLLILVIVVFGTITLLIKSIVPPLFQNLLTIGEDIPNFQTILTEWLSKLAPYFKLIHITENQIHQLTTYITGFLSGFLTKIFASGTGMVTNVATFFINLFATLILTFYFLKDKESIFIAIDKIATVTLSINTKLKIKRFLKDVHEIFGGFILGQLLDALIVGIASTILLLIIGHPFALLIGFIAGITNVIPYIGPIIGAVLAFILGLFTSVKLGLLGALLLIIYQQIDGNFVQPKILGESVGLAPVWIFMAILIGGNYLGAFGMILAVPIVALLKLYIERRLVKLQGKN; this is translated from the coding sequence ATGTTCGATAAATTAAAAATCAATAAAAAATATCTTAATATAGGTCTAATTACGCTAATGATTGGAGTCCTTTTACTGTTCGTTTATCAAGTCTCCCGTCATTCAGTCGATATCTTTCTATTTTTTAAAAATTTATTTTTTAATTTTTTAGCTGTCATTTCTCCAATTATATACGCCTTTATTATTTCTTATATTTTATATCGTCCCCTATTATTTATCGAACATTACTTTAAAAAACTATGGGATAGATGGACAAAGGTTAGCTTATCATCTAAGACCTATCGCTTAATCAGCCTTCTTATCCTTGTCATTGTAGTATTTGGAACAATTACTTTATTGATAAAATCTATCGTACCACCATTATTCCAAAATCTCCTGACTATTGGAGAAGATATTCCAAATTTTCAAACAATTTTAACAGAATGGCTTTCAAAGTTAGCACCTTACTTTAAATTGATTCATATTACAGAGAATCAAATTCATCAATTAACGACTTATATTACGGGCTTTTTGAGTGGATTTTTAACTAAAATTTTTGCCTCAGGAACAGGGATGGTCACAAATGTTGCTACCTTTTTTATTAATCTTTTTGCGACACTCATCTTAACTTTTTATTTTCTAAAAGATAAGGAGTCCATTTTTATCGCCATTGATAAAATTGCAACTGTGACTCTTTCAATCAATACCAAACTTAAAATAAAGAGATTTCTGAAGGATGTCCATGAAATATTTGGCGGCTTTATTTTAGGTCAACTATTAGATGCTCTGATTGTTGGTATTGCTTCAACGATTCTTCTTTTAATTATTGGGCATCCATTTGCTTTATTAATTGGATTCATCGCTGGTATTACAAACGTGATTCCGTATATTGGTCCTATTATTGGTGCTGTTTTAGCCTTCATCTTAGGATTATTTACAAGTGTTAAGCTGGGACTTTTAGGTGCTCTGTTATTAATTATCTACCAACAGATTGATGGAAACTTTGTACAACCTAAAATTCTTGGGGAAAGCGTCGGACTAGCGCCAGTATGGATTTTCATGGCGATTTTAATTGGAGGAAATTACTTAGGTGCTTTTGGGATGATTTTAGCAGTTCCGATTGTCGCCTTACTAAAACTTTACATTGAAAGACGTCTTGTTAAACTTCAGGGTAAGAATTAA
- the fba gene encoding class II fructose-1,6-bisphosphate aldolase, giving the protein MLVSAKDMLQKAYEGKYAVGQFNINNLEWTKAILLTAQENNSPVILGVSEGAAKYMCGYETIVGMVNGMMKELNITVPVALHLDHGSYQGALDAMAAGFSSIMFDGSHYAIEENIAKTTEMVKLTAEKGLSLEAEVGSIGGEEDGVVGKGEVADPAECKQIADLGVTMLAAGIGNIHGKYPENWAGLAFDALEAINASTGNTPLVLHGGTGIPEEMIKKAISLGVAKINVNTECQLAFQEATRKYIEAGKDLEGKGFDPRKLLNPGFEAIKATVKEKMELFGSINKA; this is encoded by the coding sequence ATGTTAGTTTCTGCTAAAGATATGTTACAAAAAGCCTATGAAGGTAAATACGCTGTTGGTCAATTCAACATCAACAACTTAGAGTGGACTAAAGCTATCTTATTAACTGCTCAAGAAAACAACTCACCAGTTATCTTAGGTGTTTCTGAAGGTGCTGCAAAATATATGTGCGGTTACGAAACAATCGTAGGTATGGTTAACGGAATGATGAAAGAATTAAACATCACTGTTCCTGTTGCATTACACTTAGACCACGGAAGCTACCAAGGTGCTTTAGACGCTATGGCAGCTGGATTCTCTTCAATCATGTTCGATGGTTCTCACTATGCAATCGAAGAGAACATCGCTAAAACAACTGAAATGGTTAAATTAACTGCTGAAAAAGGATTATCTTTAGAAGCTGAAGTTGGATCAATCGGTGGAGAAGAAGACGGTGTAGTTGGTAAAGGTGAAGTTGCTGACCCAGCTGAATGTAAACAAATCGCTGACTTAGGAGTAACTATGTTAGCTGCTGGTATCGGAAATATCCACGGTAAATACCCAGAAAACTGGGCTGGATTAGCATTCGATGCTTTAGAAGCAATCAACGCTTCAACTGGAAATACTCCATTAGTATTACACGGTGGAACAGGAATCCCAGAAGAAATGATCAAAAAAGCAATCTCTTTAGGTGTTGCTAAAATCAACGTTAACACTGAATGCCAATTAGCATTCCAAGAAGCTACTCGTAAATACATCGAAGCTGGAAAAGATTTAGAAGGTAAAGGATTCGACCCTCGTAAATTATTAAACCCAGGATTCGAAGCGATCAAAGCTACAGTTAAAGAAAAAATGGAATTATTCGGATCAATTAACAAAGCTTAA
- a CDS encoding L-cysteine desulfidase family protein, whose translation MAVTKETYQAYFTILKEELVPALGCTEPIAIAYASAKAREILGDFPEQIIIECSGNIIKNARSVVVPNTGNLTGIEASAITGAVAGDSSKGLEVIENVNEEQIKQVASLLEAKLCKVKLIENDANLHIIVKMINGDQSSLVELIHTHTNISRLEKNGEVLLEKSFNKEDFNSALADRSVLNIADILEFAQTVDLTDLKDMLEQQINYNLAIAEEGLKNEYGVNVGQMILDCYGDDVKSKMKAYAAAGSDARMCGCSLPVMTTSGSGNQGMTASLPTIIYAKDKGLTEDEMYRALILASLVTIHQKTFIGRLSAYCGAVSAACGSGAALTYMKGGTLEQIENTITNTLANIAGIVCDGAKASCAAKIASSLDAAIMGHYLAMRGVAFDEKCGMVQSTIEQTIEAYGRLGREGMKQTDIEVLNIMLEK comes from the coding sequence ATGGCCGTAACAAAGGAAACTTATCAAGCATATTTTACAATTTTAAAAGAAGAATTAGTTCCTGCTTTAGGTTGTACAGAGCCGATTGCAATTGCTTATGCCAGTGCAAAAGCAAGAGAAATTTTAGGTGATTTCCCAGAGCAGATTATTATTGAATGTAGTGGGAATATAATTAAAAATGCTAGATCAGTTGTCGTACCAAATACCGGAAACTTAACAGGGATTGAAGCAAGTGCCATTACCGGCGCAGTTGCTGGAGATTCATCAAAAGGATTAGAAGTTATTGAAAATGTTAATGAAGAACAAATTAAACAAGTTGCATCACTATTAGAAGCTAAGTTATGTAAAGTTAAATTAATTGAAAATGATGCAAATTTACATATTATTGTAAAGATGATAAACGGCGATCAGTCGTCATTAGTTGAGTTAATTCATACGCATACTAATATTAGTCGTTTAGAGAAAAATGGAGAAGTCTTACTAGAAAAATCTTTTAATAAAGAAGATTTTAATTCTGCCTTAGCTGACCGTTCCGTTTTAAATATTGCAGATATTTTAGAATTTGCGCAAACCGTTGATTTAACAGACTTAAAGGATATGTTAGAACAACAAATTAACTATAATTTAGCGATTGCTGAAGAAGGATTAAAAAATGAATATGGTGTCAATGTGGGGCAAATGATTTTAGATTGCTACGGTGATGACGTCAAATCTAAAATGAAAGCTTATGCGGCAGCGGGATCAGATGCTCGTATGTGTGGATGTAGTTTACCAGTTATGACGACATCAGGAAGTGGAAATCAAGGAATGACAGCTTCCTTACCAACAATCATTTATGCTAAGGATAAAGGATTAACAGAGGATGAGATGTATCGTGCATTAATTTTAGCGAGTTTAGTAACCATTCATCAAAAAACATTTATTGGTCGTTTATCCGCCTATTGTGGCGCTGTAAGTGCAGCTTGTGGAAGTGGCGCGGCTTTAACATACATGAAAGGTGGAACACTTGAACAAATCGAAAATACGATTACAAATACATTAGCGAATATCGCAGGAATTGTTTGTGATGGGGCTAAGGCTTCATGCGCAGCTAAAATTGCCTCAAGTTTAGATGCTGCAATTATGGGCCATTATTTAGCAATGCGTGGGGTTGCTTTTGATGAGAAATGTGGAATGGTTCAATCAACAATTGAACAAACCATTGAAGCATATGGACGTTTAGGACGAGAAGGAATGAAACAAACGGATATTGAAGTATTAAATATCATGCTAGAAAAATAA
- a CDS encoding heavy metal translocating P-type ATPase: MGNDRTFKLTLSGLDCANCANKIEDRVNRLELVEEANLNFSTSQLTVLIKESALKTDVITEIKRIVKQLEPHVVVEERVSTQVVHKSSCCGGSCSSHTESHHGQAGHSHEHSHKTLDNESSSKVFSFIKENAWLLLGVIIFLAIHTFKPVGILEVVLYGVSYLLIGGKVLLTAFRNITRGEIFDENFLMMVATVGAFAIGEYPEAIAVMLFYEIGELFQSYAVNRSRKSISSLLDIRADHANLVTESGTKEVAPEAVSIGDLIVIKPGERVPLDGEIIEGECYLDTSALTGESIPRLISVGEEILAGCINTNALVKVRVTKVAGESTVARILELVENASSKKAQTEKFITKFARVYTPIVVLLAVLIAIIPPFVFQVNFSTWLYRSLSFLVVSCPCALVVSIPLGFFAGLGGASKQGVLVKGGNYLEALNHVETVVFDKTGTLTKGVFKVSQIKPVNMNESEFIELAAYAESQSTHPIAKSIVDAYTQVIDTTVLSQYEEIAGHGIKVFVGDKEVLIGNVKLMQRANLNVAEVDAIGTIIHMVVNQQYVGYMVIADEIKENSKAAIAKLKQHGVSKVVMLTGDHEGVAKKVAAELGVDEVYAGLLPHQKVEHVEEILAHKTKDKNVVFVGDGMNDAPVLARADIGVAMGGIGSDAAIEAADVVLMEDDPMALVKAINKAKQTSTILYQNIIFALGVKILVMILVACGLATMWAAVFADVGVTILAVMNSTRALKSKK; encoded by the coding sequence ATGGGGAATGATAGAACATTTAAATTAACTTTATCTGGTTTAGATTGTGCCAATTGTGCCAATAAAATTGAAGATCGTGTCAATCGTCTAGAATTAGTTGAAGAAGCTAATCTCAATTTTTCAACGAGTCAGTTAACAGTATTAATAAAAGAATCAGCGCTTAAAACAGATGTCATCACTGAAATTAAGCGTATTGTGAAGCAATTAGAGCCACATGTTGTTGTTGAAGAACGTGTCTCAACACAGGTCGTTCATAAAAGTAGCTGTTGTGGAGGAAGTTGTTCTTCACATACAGAGTCTCATCATGGTCAAGCAGGACATAGTCATGAACATTCCCATAAAACGTTAGATAATGAATCTTCATCGAAAGTGTTTAGTTTTATTAAAGAAAATGCTTGGTTATTACTTGGTGTCATTATTTTCTTAGCTATTCATACCTTTAAACCAGTAGGGATATTAGAAGTTGTTTTATATGGAGTCAGCTATTTATTGATTGGTGGAAAAGTATTATTAACCGCCTTTCGTAACATTACGCGTGGTGAAATCTTTGATGAAAACTTTTTAATGATGGTGGCAACAGTGGGAGCATTCGCCATTGGTGAGTATCCAGAGGCAATTGCCGTGATGTTATTTTATGAAATCGGTGAACTATTCCAAAGTTATGCCGTTAATCGTTCACGTAAATCTATTAGTAGTCTACTTGATATTCGTGCCGATCATGCGAACTTAGTCACTGAATCAGGAACAAAAGAAGTTGCCCCAGAAGCTGTTTCAATTGGTGATTTGATTGTGATTAAACCTGGTGAACGTGTTCCACTTGATGGGGAAATCATTGAAGGAGAATGTTATTTAGATACATCAGCGTTAACAGGTGAATCAATACCACGTCTTATTTCTGTAGGAGAAGAAATTTTAGCCGGATGTATTAATACGAATGCGTTAGTTAAAGTTCGTGTCACTAAAGTAGCGGGAGAGTCAACAGTCGCGCGTATTCTAGAATTAGTCGAAAATGCTTCATCTAAGAAAGCACAAACTGAAAAATTTATTACGAAATTCGCTCGTGTCTATACACCGATTGTTGTTTTATTAGCGGTGCTTATTGCCATCATCCCTCCATTCGTATTCCAAGTGAATTTCTCAACTTGGCTATATCGCTCGCTTAGTTTCTTAGTCGTGTCTTGTCCTTGTGCTTTAGTTGTTTCTATTCCACTTGGATTCTTTGCTGGTCTTGGTGGCGCATCCAAACAAGGGGTGTTAGTTAAAGGTGGAAACTACTTAGAAGCTTTAAATCATGTTGAAACGGTGGTATTTGATAAAACAGGAACATTAACAAAAGGGGTATTTAAAGTAAGCCAAATCAAACCTGTGAATATGAATGAATCAGAGTTCATTGAATTAGCAGCTTATGCAGAGAGTCAGTCAACGCACCCAATTGCAAAATCAATTGTCGATGCTTATACTCAAGTGATAGATACAACGGTTTTATCACAATATGAAGAAATAGCAGGGCATGGGATAAAAGTATTTGTTGGGGATAAAGAAGTACTTATCGGAAATGTAAAACTGATGCAACGTGCAAATTTAAATGTAGCTGAGGTTGACGCCATCGGAACGATTATTCATATGGTTGTGAATCAACAATATGTTGGATATATGGTTATTGCGGATGAAATCAAAGAAAATTCAAAAGCTGCCATTGCAAAATTAAAGCAACATGGTGTTTCAAAAGTTGTGATGTTAACGGGTGATCACGAAGGGGTTGCTAAAAAAGTGGCAGCAGAGCTTGGGGTGGATGAAGTTTACGCTGGGTTATTACCTCATCAAAAAGTTGAACATGTCGAAGAGATATTAGCACATAAAACAAAAGATAAAAATGTAGTCTTTGTTGGGGATGGAATGAATGATGCACCAGTTCTTGCTCGTGCGGATATCGGTGTTGCAATGGGTGGTATCGGATCGGATGCGGCGATTGAAGCAGCTGATGTCGTTTTAATGGAAGATGATCCAATGGCACTAGTTAAAGCGATTAACAAAGCCAAACAAACAAGTACGATTTTATATCAAAATATTATCTTTGCCTTAGGCGTTAAAATCTTAGTCATGATTTTAGTTGCATGTGGACTAGCAACCATGTGGGCAGCAGTCTTTGCTGATGTTGGTGTGACAATTCTAGCTGTTATGAATAGTACACGTGCTTTAAAATCTAAAAAATAA
- a CDS encoding MATE family efflux transporter: MLILNDSLQTSPIHKLLLKYCIPAIVSMMTVSLYNTVDRVFIGHIPNIGSLALTSLGTVMPFITIILACELLITYGAIANLSIKLGEKNQLMAEKILNQVPGLGVMISLLLMIIFFIFKTPLLELFGANKIILPLASEYLNVIILGIPFYIIGFSLMATIRSEGNPKRAALILIMSCVINIVLDPIFIFGLGLGIKGAAIATVLSYLAVFIYVFYYYSIGKSNLKLKWAYLKPELSLIKPILLFGLSTSLVQLITALIQVLFNRSLAYYGTPLSIGAFTTVTTITNLALMPAVGINQGSVPIIGYNYGQKRYDRVKLTFIQGTLAATVIFTIGFILIQLIPDILIRFFNSDDSLLPSTSEGLKLYLFSLPLCALTTTAPNFFQAIGQSKLSIWLVILRQIILLIPLILILPKFIGLNGVWLAQPITDLIIAIISFYLIRKEFKRYSSV, from the coding sequence GTGTTAATTTTGAACGATTCATTACAAACATCCCCTATTCACAAATTATTACTAAAATATTGTATCCCAGCCATCGTCAGCATGATGACTGTTTCACTCTACAATACGGTTGATCGTGTTTTCATTGGTCACATTCCTAATATTGGATCACTCGCTTTAACCAGCCTCGGAACAGTGATGCCATTTATTACGATTATTTTAGCTTGTGAGCTTTTAATTACTTATGGAGCCATTGCTAATCTTTCAATTAAACTAGGAGAGAAAAATCAACTAATGGCAGAAAAAATATTAAATCAAGTCCCTGGTCTTGGAGTAATGATAAGTTTACTTCTCATGATTATCTTCTTTATCTTTAAAACACCACTTCTAGAACTCTTTGGAGCAAATAAAATCATCTTACCACTAGCATCAGAATATTTAAATGTGATAATTCTCGGAATCCCATTCTATATTATTGGTTTTTCTTTAATGGCTACGATTCGATCAGAAGGTAACCCAAAAAGAGCAGCTCTCATTCTAATAATGAGTTGTGTCATTAACATTGTTCTAGATCCTATCTTTATCTTTGGGCTAGGATTAGGAATTAAGGGGGCTGCTATTGCTACCGTCCTCTCCTATCTTGCTGTTTTTATTTATGTCTTTTACTACTATAGTATTGGAAAGTCAAATTTAAAGTTAAAATGGGCTTACTTAAAACCTGAATTATCACTTATCAAGCCTATCTTACTATTTGGGTTATCTACTTCTCTTGTTCAGTTAATAACAGCTTTAATTCAAGTTTTATTTAATCGTTCATTAGCCTATTACGGTACACCTTTATCTATCGGTGCGTTTACGACGGTAACAACGATTACAAATTTAGCGCTAATGCCTGCTGTTGGAATTAATCAAGGGTCAGTTCCTATTATCGGTTATAACTACGGTCAGAAACGTTATGATCGTGTAAAATTAACATTTATTCAAGGAACTTTAGCAGCGACTGTTATTTTTACGATTGGATTTATTTTAATTCAACTGATTCCAGATATTTTAATTCGTTTCTTTAATTCAGATGACTCACTGCTACCCTCTACATCTGAGGGACTTAAACTTTACTTATTTAGTCTGCCTCTTTGTGCGTTAACAACAACCGCACCAAACTTCTTTCAAGCAATTGGACAATCTAAACTTTCGATTTGGCTTGTTATTCTTAGACAGATTATCTTACTAATTCCACTAATTTTAATTTTACCCAAATTTATAGGGTTAAATGGGGTCTGGTTAGCACAACCTATTACTGATTTAATAATTGCCATCATTTCTTTCTATCTAATTAGAAAGGAGTTTAAGCGATACTCAAGTGTTTAA
- a CDS encoding M15 family metallopeptidase, giving the protein MERMKLKKKMIKFGSLLGLFIITIGISLSKNMTISGQSRQDSVGKQLYSQSFYQTNQAATVAHLDQLAKEKLLEEERLAEEKRQEERLAQQQAKLDLESSFYENVITVSNGDSKLVLVNKNYALDSSYAPSDLVLPNVLALGHEQNKTIYLREEASQHLEQLFSAAEQEAGLIFLARSGYRSYETQVSLYQRYVDQNGQEAADRFSARAGHSEHQTGLAIDVTADSVNGQLTTEFGKTAEGIWLKDNAHRFGYIIRYLEGRESETGYQYEPWHIRYVGVEAATEIYENNWILEQYLNK; this is encoded by the coding sequence ATGGAGCGTATGAAGTTGAAGAAAAAAATGATTAAATTTGGATCTCTTTTGGGATTGTTTATTATTACAATTGGAATAAGTCTAAGTAAGAACATGACGATTTCTGGACAAAGTCGTCAAGATTCAGTCGGAAAACAATTATACTCACAATCGTTCTATCAAACGAATCAGGCAGCAACTGTAGCACACTTAGATCAACTGGCTAAAGAAAAGCTTTTAGAAGAAGAACGTTTAGCCGAGGAAAAACGACAAGAGGAACGACTAGCACAACAACAGGCTAAGTTAGACTTGGAAAGTTCGTTTTATGAAAATGTTATAACAGTCTCAAATGGAGATTCAAAACTCGTATTAGTGAATAAAAATTATGCATTAGATTCAAGTTATGCTCCAAGTGACTTAGTGCTCCCAAATGTTTTGGCACTTGGGCATGAACAAAATAAAACTATTTATTTACGTGAAGAAGCATCACAACATCTTGAACAATTATTCAGTGCAGCAGAACAAGAAGCGGGATTAATCTTTTTAGCACGAAGTGGTTATCGTTCATACGAAACACAAGTTTCATTATATCAACGATATGTTGATCAAAATGGGCAAGAAGCTGCGGATCGTTTTAGTGCAAGAGCAGGTCATAGCGAGCATCAAACAGGTTTAGCGATTGATGTGACAGCTGATAGTGTCAATGGACAATTAACAACGGAATTTGGTAAAACAGCTGAGGGAATTTGGCTAAAAGACAATGCACATCGATTTGGCTATATTATTCGCTATTTAGAAGGGCGAGAATCTGAAACTGGATATCAGTATGAACCTTGGCATATTCGTTATGTTGGTGTTGAAGCTGCAACGGAAATTTATGAAAATAATTGGATTTTAGAACAATACTTAAATAAATAA
- a CDS encoding flotillin family protein, whose translation MLNALLPYIGWIVLAAVAIIILLMLWKKAPQDKAIVVTGLKRRVISGSGGIVIPYLEQTSRISLENIKVEVKTHESLDSNGVPIDTDGVAIIKVNSDPKSVLLAVEQFNTGREKETINVIKETVQDVLEGKLREIVSKMTIEEIYKDREMFANEVENVAKADLDKMGLEIKTFTIRDIDDTKGYLTALGAKQIAEVKKNAAIAEAEAERDRMQKTSEAKRLGTEAQLKAETEIALAKKEKELRVQAYKEEEQKAQAKADYAYEVEQNIVKKSVIEALKNTQLFEEQRQTEIAMQQAIKQEKELEATVKKVAEAQKYKEQQEADAQRYAIIKNAEAEAESIRIKGAAEAEATRVKGQALAEAMKAEAEAMREKAEAYKQYGEAAIVQMIVEKLPDIAKNIADPLSQTEKMVIIDNGGGHGAAKVTQNVTKMISEVPEVVESLTGINLIDLISSLQKPSTNEDQIEENNLN comes from the coding sequence ATGTTAAATGCCTTATTACCTTATATCGGGTGGATTGTGCTAGCAGCTGTAGCTATCATTATTTTATTGATGTTGTGGAAAAAGGCACCACAGGATAAAGCGATTGTTGTCACTGGATTAAAGCGTCGTGTGATTAGTGGGAGTGGAGGAATTGTCATTCCTTATCTTGAACAAACGTCACGTATTTCTTTAGAAAATATTAAGGTAGAAGTTAAAACACATGAATCATTAGATAGTAATGGGGTTCCAATTGATACAGATGGGGTCGCTATTATTAAAGTCAATTCGGATCCTAAAAGTGTTTTATTAGCCGTAGAGCAGTTTAACACGGGTCGTGAAAAAGAAACGATTAATGTCATTAAAGAAACGGTACAAGATGTATTAGAGGGAAAACTACGTGAAATTGTCTCTAAAATGACGATTGAGGAAATTTATAAAGATCGCGAAATGTTTGCAAATGAAGTGGAGAATGTTGCCAAGGCTGATCTCGATAAGATGGGGCTTGAGATTAAAACATTTACAATCCGTGACATTGATGATACCAAAGGATATTTAACAGCATTAGGAGCAAAACAAATTGCTGAAGTGAAGAAAAATGCAGCGATTGCTGAAGCAGAGGCTGAACGAGATCGTATGCAAAAAACATCAGAAGCAAAACGACTAGGGACTGAGGCACAATTAAAAGCTGAAACTGAGATTGCATTAGCAAAAAAAGAAAAAGAATTACGTGTCCAAGCTTATAAAGAAGAGGAGCAAAAAGCCCAAGCGAAAGCTGATTATGCTTATGAAGTGGAACAAAATATTGTGAAAAAGAGCGTCATTGAAGCATTAAAAAATACACAGTTATTTGAAGAGCAACGTCAAACGGAAATCGCGATGCAACAAGCAATCAAACAAGAAAAAGAACTTGAAGCAACTGTTAAAAAAGTTGCAGAGGCTCAAAAATATAAAGAACAACAAGAAGCGGATGCACAACGTTATGCTATCATCAAAAATGCAGAAGCGGAGGCAGAATCAATTCGAATTAAAGGTGCTGCTGAAGCAGAAGCGACTCGTGTAAAAGGTCAGGCACTTGCGGAAGCGATGAAAGCAGAGGCAGAGGCCATGCGTGAAAAAGCTGAAGCTTATAAACAATATGGAGAAGCAGCAATTGTACAGATGATTGTTGAGAAGTTACCTGATATTGCAAAAAATATCGCAGATCCATTATCGCAAACTGAGAAGATGGTCATCATTGATAATGGTGGGGGGCACGGAGCAGCCAAAGTGACTCAAAATGTAACTAAGATGATCTCAGAAGTTCCAGAGGTGGTAGAATCTTTAACAGGAATTAATTTAATTGATTTAATTTCTTCTTTACAAAAACCATCGACTAATGAAGATCAGATTGAAGAAAATAATCTGAACTAA